A stretch of Anaerohalosphaeraceae bacterium DNA encodes these proteins:
- a CDS encoding ThuA domain-containing protein: MDGEKPVPKMKALIIDGQMVFEGHKWQETTPVLKAILESSGRFAVDVFTFPPKGRPNEDVCPPFSDYDVVVMNYEGDAWAEKTKQAFVIYMRQGGGLVVVHAADNAFPDWPEWNEMIGLGGWGGRNETAGPMVWWQDGKLVYDTSPGPAGYHGQKADWVVTIRDPNHPITAGLPTRWLHCCDELYSKLRGPAVNLHVLATGWQSPAQRGTGRDELCLFTISYGKGRIFHTTLGHDTASMQCVGFIVTLQRGTEWAASGTVALKEVPEDFPTETQTRSRSLVPAK, encoded by the coding sequence ATGGATGGCGAAAAACCCGTCCCAAAGATGAAAGCCCTCATCATCGACGGCCAGATGGTCTTTGAGGGCCACAAATGGCAGGAAACGACCCCTGTCCTGAAGGCCATTCTCGAATCCAGCGGGCGATTTGCCGTCGATGTCTTTACCTTCCCGCCGAAAGGCCGGCCCAATGAGGATGTTTGTCCGCCGTTTTCGGATTATGATGTCGTGGTGATGAATTATGAAGGCGATGCCTGGGCGGAAAAAACCAAACAGGCCTTTGTCATCTATATGCGGCAGGGCGGCGGGCTGGTTGTGGTGCATGCGGCGGACAATGCCTTTCCGGACTGGCCCGAGTGGAACGAAATGATTGGGCTGGGCGGCTGGGGCGGACGCAATGAAACAGCAGGCCCGATGGTTTGGTGGCAGGACGGCAAACTGGTGTATGACACCTCCCCCGGTCCGGCGGGCTATCATGGTCAGAAAGCTGACTGGGTGGTGACAATCCGGGACCCGAATCATCCGATTACGGCCGGTCTGCCGACGCGTTGGCTCCACTGCTGCGATGAGCTGTACAGCAAACTGCGCGGACCGGCGGTGAATCTGCATGTCCTGGCGACCGGCTGGCAAAGTCCTGCACAGCGCGGCACCGGTCGCGATGAATTGTGTCTGTTTACCATTTCCTACGGAAAGGGACGCATCTTTCATACCACACTCGGCCACGATACGGCCTCGATGCAGTGTGTCGGCTTTATTGTGACGCTGCAGCGCGGGACCGAATGGGCCGCCTCCGGCACGGTTGCGCTCAAAGAAGTGCCGGAGGATTTCCCCACAGAAACACAGACGCGAAGCCGTTCGCTTGTGCCCGCTAAATAA